A region from the Eublepharis macularius isolate TG4126 chromosome 13, MPM_Emac_v1.0, whole genome shotgun sequence genome encodes:
- the LOC129341212 gene encoding integrator complex subunit 6-like isoform X1, which translates to MPILLFLIDTSASMNQRAYLGTSYLDIAKGAVELFMKLRARDPASRGDRYMLVTFDEAPYCIKAGWKENHATFMNELKNLQASGLTTLGQALRSSFDLLNLNRLVSGIDNYGQGRNPFFLEPSILITITDGNKLTNTAGVQEELHLPLNSPLPGSELTKEPFRWDQRLFALVLRLPGASSVEPEQLGSVPTDESAITQMCEVTGGRSYCVRTQRMLNQCLESLAQKVQSGVVINFEKSGPDPPHIGEDGLVDTTRPVNSFGTQPWHSCHKLIYVRPNPKTGVPVGHWPIPESFWPDQNSPALPPRSAHPVVRFSCVDCEPMVIDKLPFDKYELEPSPLTQYILERKSPHACWQVFVSSSAKYSELGHPFGYLKASTTLTCVNLFVMPYNYPVLLPLLDDLFKVHKLKPNLKWRQALDNYLKTMPPYYLLPLKKALRMMGAPNLISDNLDCGLSYSVISYLKKLSQQTKIESERIIGSVGKKAPQETGIKVKNHSSGLSLIQSRDFKQLLQGITGESPLRLPEMNVKEFAGFHIGLLNKDLKPQAYRNAYDIPRRSLLDQLTRMRTNLLKTHKLILGQDEDCLHSVPVAQMGNYQEYLKMMPSPLREIDPDQPKRLHTFGNPFKQDKKGMMIDEADEFVAGPQNKIKRPGEPNTPASLKRRRSLSPLLRRPQSPPVIANHVGGKGPPLAAGSPSSPSLKAVPAYKDANSNMVQDSTVEKKVENFQLLDKQVDGLLTHQVPPSSVALVDEDLPNDVDSLPNELNCIGEDGLDHRPVTNSLVRGPLNYSMSTEDQKLTAESSSGTVPNLVKITPNMFEGNNEVIKIKVMKEVRKPGRNYEKIFSLLEEVQGPVEIQKYFIEFAIKEAARFKKRVLIQHLERILEEIEFSSLPNRVNHVNSR; encoded by the exons GCTGGATGGAAAGAAAACCATGCCACATTCATGAATGAACTGAAGAATCTGCAAGCCTCTGGATTGACCACTCTTGGCCAGGCTCTTCGATCATCATTTGATCTGTTAAACCTCAACAGACTGGTGTCTGGAATAGACAACTATGGACAG GGGAGGAACCCCTTCTTTTTAGAGCCATCTATTTTGATTACCATCACAGATGGAAACAAACTAACCAATACAGCAGGTGTTCAAGAAGAG ctTCATCTTCCTTTGAATTCCCCCCTGCCTGGGAGTGAGCTAACCAAAGAACCATTTAGATGGGATCAAAGGCTGTTTGCCCTTGTGTTGCGCTTGCCTGGAGCTTCTTCAGTGGAACCAGAACAACTAGGAAGTGTCCCTACAGATGAATCTGCTATCACACAAATGTGTGAAGTCACAGGAG GACGCTCATATTGTGTTCGGACACAAAGAATGCTGAACCAGTGTTTAGAATCACTAGCTCAGAAAGTTCAGAGTGGTGTTGTAATCAACTTTGAAAAATCAGGACCAGACCCCCCACACATTGGGGAAG ATGGACTTGTTGATACCACAAGGCCTGTCAATTCTTTTGGTACTCAGCCATGGCACAGCTGTCATAAGCTTATCTACGTGCGGCCTAATCCTAAAACAGGAGTTCCTGTTGGGCACTGGCCAATTCCAGAATCCTTTTGGCCTGATCAGAATTCACCAGCTTTG CCTCCCCGCTCGGCCCATCCTGTTGTGAGGTTCTCCTGTGTTGATTGCGAGCCTATGGTTATCGACAAGCTGCCTTTTGACAAGTACGAGCTTGAGCCATCACCCCTGACACAGTACATCTTGGAACGAAAATCCCCTCATGCATGCTGGCAG GTATTTGTCAGCAGCAGCGCAAAATACAGTGAGCTTGGCCATCCGTTTGGATACTTAAAGGCCAGCACCACTCTAACATGTGTCAATCTCTTTGTGATGCCTTACAACTATCCTGTTCTCCTTCCTCTATTAG ATGACTTGTTTAAGGTTCACAAACTTAAGCCAAATTTGAAGTGGCGGCAGGCTTTGGacaactatttaaaaacaatgcCTCCATACTACTTACTG CCATTAAAGAAAGCCCTAAGGATGATGGGAGCTCCAAATCTGATATCAGATAATTTAGATTGTGGACTTAGTTACAGTGTTATCTCTTACCTTAAAAAACTCAGCCAACAG ACAAAAATAGAATCGGAACGTATAATAGGGTCAGTGGGTAAGAAAGCGCCACAAGAGACGGGCATCAAAGTGAAAAATCACTCCAGTGGCCTCTCCCTGATTCAGAGCCGAGATTTCAAACAGCTGCTTCAAGGGATCACAGGTGAATCTCCACTGAGGCTGCCTGAAATGAATGTTAAGGAATTTGCTGGCTTTCATATAGGACTCTTAAACAAG GATCTGAAGCCACAGGCATACCGGAATGCTTATGATATTCCTCGCCGCAGTCTTTTAGACCAGTTGACCAGAATGAGGACTAACTTGCTGAAAACACACAAGCTTATTCTGGGCCAGGATGAAG ACTGCCTTCACAGTGTTCCTGTGGCTCAGATGGGAAACTACCAGGAGTACCTGAAGATGATGCCTTCTCCACTTCGGGAAATTGACCCAGACCAACCCAAAAGGCTTCATACTTTTGGTAACCCTTTCAAGCAAGATAAGAAG GGAATGATGATTGATGAAGCAGATGAATTTGTAGCTGGGCCTCAGAACAAAATCAAGCGTCCAGGAGAGCCCAACACTCCTGCCTCTCTGAAAAGGCGGCGCAGTTTGTCCCCGCTGTTGAGACGACCTCAGTCACCACCAGTGATAGCCAATCATGTGGGCGGGAAGGGACCTCCTTTGGCTGCAGGGTCCCCATCTTCCCCCAGTCTCAAAGCTGTGCCAGCCTACAAAG ATGCCAACAGCAATATGGTCCAAGATAGCACAGTTGAAAAGAAAGTGGAAAACTTCCAGTTGCTGGACAAACAGGTGGATGGGCTGCTGACTCACCAGGTTCCACCATCTTCTGTTGCTCTAGTAGATGAAGACCTGCCAAATGATGTGGATTCTCTGCCCAATGAACTGAACTGCATTGGAGAGGATGGATTGGACCATAGGCCTGTTACCAACTCCCTTGTTCGGGGACCCTTAAACTACAGTATGTCTACAGAGGATCAAAAACTAACAGCAGAGTCATCATCTGGAACTGTGCCAAATTTAGTGAAAATCACACCTAATATGTTTGAAGGGAACAATGAAGTTATCAAAatcaaagtaatgaaggaagttCGCAAGCCGGGAAGAA ATTATGAAAAAATCTTCTCCCTCCTTGAAGAAGTGCAAGGCCCTGTGGAAATTCAAAAATATTTCATTGAATTTGCTATCAAGGAAGCAGCAAG GTTTAAAAAACGGGTCTTAATACAGCACTTAGAGAGAATACTAGAGGAAATAGAGTTCAGCAGCCTGCCCAACAGAGTTAATCATGTCAACAGTAGATAA